From the genome of Hemiscyllium ocellatum isolate sHemOce1 unplaced genomic scaffold, sHemOce1.pat.X.cur. scaffold_1634_pat_ctg1, whole genome shotgun sequence, one region includes:
- the LOC132810331 gene encoding adiponectin receptor protein 1-like yields the protein MISADTVLKECAEDVSRWREDLEEDEPEEQDDVDHVRVSMLPLHAHHAIEKMEEFVFKVWEGRWRVIPHDVLPDWLKDNDFLLHGHRPPMPSFRACFRSIFRLHTETGNIWTHLIGFLFFLILGVLYMFRPNINFVAPVQEKVVFGMFFLGAVLCLFFSWIFHTVYCHSEKVSRTFS from the exons ATGATCTCCGCGGACACGGTGCTGAAG GAGTGTGCGGAGGATGTGTCGAGGTGGAGGGAGGACCTCGAGGAGGATGAACCCGAAGAGCAGGATGATGTGGATCACGTTCGGGTGTCGATGCTCCCTCTACACGCTCACCACGCCATCGAGAAGATGGAGGAGTTTGTCTTCAAG GTGTGGGAGGGGCGATGGCGGGTTATCCCCCACGATGTGCTACCTGACTGGCTAAAGGACAACGACTTCCTCCTGCACGGACACCGCCCTCCGATGCCCAGTTTCCGAGCGTGTTTCCGCAGCATCTTCCGCCTCCACACGGAGACCGGGAACATCTGGACCCACCTCATAG GTTTCCTGTTCTTCCTGATCCTGGGCGTCCTCTACATGTTCCGGCCCAACATCAACTTTGTCGCACCCGTGCAGGAGAAGGTGGTCTTCGGGATGTTCTTCCTGGGAGCTGTCCTCTGCCTCTTCTTCTCCTGGATTTTCCACACCGTCTACTGCCATTCCGAGAAGGTCTCTCGCACCTTCTCCAA